Proteins encoded in a region of the Myxococcus guangdongensis genome:
- a CDS encoding MltF family protein translates to MVSSRCFVAALLVCLVACKQEPPAPTPAPVAAPVVAEPEDPPFPETPLPLVAEAAPPDAEPVKPPEPPFTGDLPALRKRGVLRILVETTDESSLPRQGTPRSQDRELLERFAEKHGLSVELIAVERFDLLIPLLKEGRGDIIAADLTVTPERSRELSFTRPIALVNEVLVGKKGSTDLPRKPEDLAGRAVHVRASSTFATSLAALAQAKAPGLTVQPEPESLDSEELVWKVSRGELPLTVVDSHLLAAIQTYNPDVEALFPVAEKRALAWAVRLENPMLRTALDAFLVERALTDHRDQRFTGDLDGIRKRGVLRVLTRNSPVTYFLHRGEQAGFDYRMAKLAADALKVRLEVVVPDTYEELLTWLKEGRGDVVAASLTVTPERQREVAFSRPYLFVEEVLVQRVGAPRPTSLADLKGQSIHVRRTSSHFAHLSTLSAEHGFTVVEEPEDQDTETLIDRVARGEIPFTVTDSHILAAERVYRDDVEAALTVPGQGTPAGKDGHHGIAFAVRPGSVKLRAFLDGFVQKTYRGTEYNLARRRYFEGRRSEAPTTTEAASAAGTISPYDLLVRSYSSRYGMDWRLMVAQMFQESRFDPTARSWVGAQGLFQVMPATGRELGFRKLEDPDQGIHAGVKYMHQLLGRIAPEIPFKQRLRFALASYNAGLGHVLDARRLAQEQGLDPNRWFGNVEKAMLLLEKPKHYRRARHGYCRGSEPVKYVSEIQTRYGAYVSVVQH, encoded by the coding sequence ATGGTGTCGTCTCGTTGTTTTGTCGCCGCGCTGCTCGTGTGTCTCGTCGCCTGCAAGCAGGAGCCTCCCGCTCCCACGCCAGCACCCGTGGCCGCGCCCGTCGTCGCGGAGCCCGAAGACCCGCCGTTCCCCGAGACGCCCCTGCCGCTCGTCGCCGAAGCCGCACCGCCCGACGCCGAGCCCGTGAAGCCCCCCGAGCCTCCATTCACCGGTGACCTCCCGGCCCTCCGCAAGCGCGGCGTGCTGCGCATCCTCGTCGAGACCACCGACGAGAGCTCCCTGCCTCGCCAAGGCACGCCCCGCTCGCAGGACCGCGAGTTGCTGGAGCGCTTCGCCGAGAAGCACGGCCTGTCCGTCGAGCTCATCGCCGTGGAGCGCTTCGACCTGCTCATCCCCCTGCTGAAAGAGGGACGCGGAGACATCATCGCCGCCGACCTCACCGTCACCCCGGAGCGCTCCCGCGAGCTGTCCTTCACCCGCCCCATCGCCCTGGTGAACGAGGTGCTCGTCGGCAAGAAGGGCTCCACGGACCTGCCTCGCAAGCCCGAGGACCTCGCGGGCCGCGCCGTCCACGTGCGCGCCAGCTCCACCTTCGCCACGTCCCTCGCCGCGCTCGCGCAAGCCAAGGCTCCCGGACTCACCGTCCAGCCCGAGCCCGAGAGCCTCGACTCGGAGGAGCTCGTGTGGAAGGTCTCTCGCGGAGAGCTGCCCCTCACCGTGGTCGACAGCCACCTGCTGGCCGCCATCCAGACGTACAACCCCGACGTCGAGGCGCTCTTCCCCGTCGCGGAGAAGCGCGCGCTTGCCTGGGCCGTGCGCCTGGAGAACCCCATGCTGCGCACCGCGCTGGACGCCTTCCTCGTCGAGCGCGCCCTCACCGACCATCGCGACCAACGCTTCACCGGAGACCTCGACGGCATCCGCAAGCGCGGCGTGCTCCGCGTCCTCACGCGCAACAGCCCCGTCACGTACTTCCTCCACCGTGGCGAACAGGCGGGCTTCGACTACCGGATGGCGAAGCTCGCGGCCGACGCGCTCAAGGTGCGCCTGGAGGTCGTCGTCCCGGACACGTACGAGGAACTCCTCACGTGGCTGAAGGAGGGGCGGGGAGATGTCGTCGCCGCCTCGCTCACCGTCACGCCCGAGCGTCAGCGCGAGGTCGCCTTCAGTCGCCCGTACCTCTTCGTGGAGGAAGTCCTCGTCCAGCGGGTCGGCGCGCCGCGCCCCACGTCACTCGCGGACCTGAAGGGCCAGTCCATCCACGTGCGTCGCACCTCCAGTCACTTCGCCCACCTGAGCACCCTCTCGGCTGAACACGGATTCACCGTCGTCGAGGAACCCGAGGACCAGGACACCGAGACGCTCATCGACCGCGTGGCGCGCGGCGAGATTCCCTTCACCGTCACCGACAGCCACATCCTCGCCGCCGAGCGCGTCTATCGCGATGACGTGGAGGCCGCGCTGACGGTGCCCGGGCAGGGGACGCCCGCGGGCAAGGACGGACACCACGGCATCGCCTTCGCCGTGCGCCCGGGGAGCGTGAAGCTGCGCGCCTTCCTCGACGGCTTCGTGCAGAAGACCTACCGCGGCACCGAATACAACCTGGCCCGCCGCCGCTACTTCGAGGGACGACGCAGCGAGGCCCCGACCACCACCGAGGCCGCCTCGGCCGCGGGCACCATCTCCCCCTACGACCTGCTGGTGCGCTCGTACTCCTCGCGCTACGGCATGGACTGGCGATTGATGGTGGCGCAGATGTTCCAGGAGAGCCGCTTCGACCCCACGGCGCGAAGCTGGGTGGGCGCGCAGGGCCTCTTCCAGGTCATGCCCGCCACGGGCCGCGAGCTGGGCTTCCGCAAGCTCGAGGACCCCGACCAGGGCATCCACGCCGGCGTGAAGTACATGCACCAGCTCCTCGGCCGCATCGCTCCGGAGATTCCCTTCAAGCAGCGCCTGCGCTTCGCCCTGGCCTCCTACAACGCGGGCCTGGGCCACGTGCTGGACGCGCGGCGGCTCGCGCAGGAGCAGGGCCTGGACCCCAACCGCTGGTTCGGGAACGTGGAGAAGGCCATGCTCCTCCTGGAGAAGCCCAAGCACTACCGCCGCGCGCGACATGGCTACTGCCGAGGCTCGGAGCCCGTGAAGTACGTCTCCGAAATCCAGACGCGCTACGGCGCCTACGTGTCCGTCGTCCAGCACTGA
- a CDS encoding DUF4139 domain-containing protein, with protein sequence MSTPLTLPVVKVTVLEDRALVERRGEVPLVPGAQRLVIAGLSPLAVDRSLQAKLAGGTVSQARVRRVTRAQPPEALREHTTELSRRVADLERLERQARADRERLNTRHALLTAAHADVYRAISEQSGGGVAQPDTWKQQLDSVRQALEAVDSARRLAAVEEQRLQQQLAQARGALSNTQKPEAKLDVQAELEVGHPAGGTALLSITYLVPCAAWRPAYRATLEQAPGAQGPTVRLECEAVVWQRTEEEWKDVELALSTARPTLGAAPPRLETDWLFLRDKTEREKQVVDVAVREEVIQNTGEGAGARRDEGLPGMDDGGEALSLVAPHRANVPADGEPHRIPLFHFTAPAASELVVCPELSPLVHRVARFDNVGPSVLLAGPVDLVRTSGYVGRSQLRFTGKGERVRLGFGSEDSLRVARLTDVQEETSRLTGRKQKTHHVKMFLSNMSAQPAAVALEERIPVSEVESVEVTLQKDTTRPAPTKVSAEGIARFELTAPPRSQQELTLVYTVSSAAKVAGL encoded by the coding sequence ATGAGCACGCCCCTCACCCTGCCGGTGGTCAAGGTCACCGTCCTGGAAGATCGCGCGCTCGTCGAGCGGCGCGGAGAAGTCCCCCTGGTCCCCGGAGCGCAGCGGCTGGTCATCGCCGGCCTGTCGCCGCTGGCGGTGGACCGCTCGCTCCAGGCGAAGCTCGCCGGGGGCACCGTGTCCCAGGCCCGCGTGCGCCGCGTGACGCGCGCCCAGCCTCCCGAGGCGCTGCGCGAGCACACCACGGAGCTGAGCCGACGTGTCGCCGACCTGGAGCGCCTGGAGCGTCAGGCCCGCGCGGACCGGGAGCGACTGAACACGCGCCACGCCCTGCTCACCGCGGCCCACGCCGACGTGTACCGCGCCATCTCCGAGCAGTCCGGCGGCGGCGTCGCGCAACCCGACACGTGGAAGCAACAGCTCGACAGCGTGCGCCAGGCGCTGGAGGCCGTGGACTCGGCCCGACGTCTGGCGGCCGTGGAGGAGCAGCGCCTGCAGCAGCAGCTCGCGCAGGCCCGCGGCGCCCTGTCGAACACGCAGAAGCCCGAGGCGAAGCTGGACGTGCAAGCCGAGCTCGAGGTGGGCCATCCCGCCGGCGGCACGGCGCTGTTGTCCATCACCTACCTGGTGCCCTGCGCGGCGTGGCGCCCGGCGTACCGCGCGACGCTGGAGCAGGCTCCGGGCGCCCAGGGCCCGACGGTGCGCCTGGAGTGTGAGGCCGTGGTGTGGCAGCGCACCGAGGAGGAGTGGAAGGACGTGGAGCTGGCGCTGTCCACGGCGCGTCCCACGCTGGGCGCGGCGCCCCCCCGGCTGGAGACGGACTGGCTCTTCCTGCGCGACAAGACGGAGCGCGAGAAGCAGGTGGTGGACGTCGCGGTGCGCGAGGAGGTCATCCAGAACACGGGCGAGGGCGCCGGTGCCCGACGTGACGAGGGCCTTCCGGGCATGGATGACGGCGGCGAGGCGCTCTCCCTCGTCGCGCCCCACCGCGCCAACGTCCCCGCGGATGGAGAGCCACACCGCATCCCGCTGTTCCACTTCACCGCGCCCGCCGCGTCCGAGCTGGTGGTGTGTCCGGAGCTGTCGCCGCTGGTGCACCGCGTGGCGAGGTTCGACAACGTGGGCCCTTCCGTGTTGCTGGCGGGGCCGGTGGACCTGGTGCGGACCAGTGGCTACGTGGGGCGCTCGCAGCTGCGATTCACGGGCAAGGGCGAGCGCGTGCGCCTGGGCTTCGGCAGCGAGGACTCGCTGCGCGTCGCTCGACTGACGGACGTCCAGGAGGAGACGAGCCGGCTCACCGGGCGCAAGCAGAAGACGCACCACGTGAAGATGTTCCTCTCCAACATGAGCGCGCAGCCCGCGGCGGTGGCGCTGGAGGAGCGCATCCCCGTCTCGGAGGTGGAGTCGGTGGAGGTGACGCTCCAGAAGGACACCACCCGCCCCGCGCCCACGAAGGTGAGCGCGGAGGGCATCGCCCGCTTCGAGCTGACGGCGCCACCGCGCTCGCAGCAGGAGTTGACGCTGGTCTACACGGTGAGCAGCGCCGCGAAGGTGGCGGGGCTCTAG
- a CDS encoding DUF4139 domain-containing protein has translation MLVVPSILDAVTVHAEGALCTRIATLQLVEDRVPNEIQLNGLPLSLRTGTLRAAVRQGPPGLTIRAIRPTFDVQLPPEVDVPLEHRALEEALARVSDVTARLEVTRRELQAVGKLKPTFPPQKKARYTPHQAPLDSLLALTSFVDTELATLNARQLDLERELRDAENDVRLRRQRLHEASSSVRGERARVYRAAVLTLSGNPWPRETPAHIALEYAVPGALWVPTYDLRLPRTLEEGSLRMRATVSQNTGEDWTGVKLSVSTAALDRRAEVPELKALRIGRRQPPPPRSGWREPPPGLDELFAGYDARRAPVLAKPRPPPMEPPPPPPAPAPYLADDESTGSGMEKLRSAPGTAVRSAPSMAPKAKRLAAPSQAAPPRPSAAPQRELSRSRGSFSRNQVPMEEEALAEAPGDADDMPMASMDMSDLDGAMGGGGASVDRLSAAAPRVEPSDSLLDYDRLTLSAADDLEGRGRLRSRPTHVTRELIALQAVQIQVNVLSFIAVSEQQVASLRQLPLPTWSVSPRESAMHFDAKFDLESRVDVPSDSAWHTLPVLSVPVGLSAEYVIVPSVEPRAFRTVRVENRTPYPLLAGPVDVTLGDEFLMTSPLPTMPPGSTQRLGLGVEESIKVARNTRFDEATGGIFGGATMLTHHVSVELANRLSNRILVEVCERVPAVPTGYEKDIKVEETETAPPWQKRTPLPGETPVEGERAWRVVLQPGEAQTLKATWTVKIPASKMLGGGNRRT, from the coding sequence ATGCTCGTCGTGCCATCCATCCTGGATGCGGTCACCGTTCACGCGGAGGGGGCGCTCTGCACGCGCATCGCCACCCTCCAACTCGTGGAGGACCGCGTCCCCAACGAAATCCAGCTCAACGGACTTCCACTCTCGCTGCGAACCGGGACGCTCCGGGCCGCGGTGCGACAGGGACCGCCCGGCCTCACCATCCGCGCCATCCGACCCACCTTCGACGTCCAGCTCCCTCCCGAGGTCGACGTCCCCCTGGAGCACCGCGCCCTGGAGGAGGCCCTCGCGCGCGTCTCCGACGTGACGGCGCGACTGGAGGTCACCCGGCGCGAGCTGCAGGCCGTGGGCAAGCTCAAGCCCACCTTCCCGCCGCAGAAGAAGGCCCGCTACACGCCCCACCAGGCGCCCCTCGACTCGCTCCTGGCGCTCACGTCCTTCGTGGACACGGAGCTGGCCACGCTGAACGCGCGGCAGCTCGACCTGGAGCGGGAGCTGCGCGACGCGGAGAACGACGTCCGCCTGCGACGCCAGCGCCTGCACGAGGCCTCGTCATCCGTCCGGGGCGAGCGCGCCCGCGTGTACCGCGCCGCGGTGCTCACGCTGTCCGGCAACCCCTGGCCTCGCGAGACACCCGCGCACATCGCGCTGGAGTACGCGGTGCCCGGCGCGCTCTGGGTGCCCACCTACGACTTGCGGCTGCCTCGCACGCTGGAGGAAGGCTCGCTGCGCATGCGGGCCACCGTCAGCCAGAACACCGGCGAGGACTGGACCGGCGTGAAGCTGTCCGTGTCCACCGCCGCCCTGGACCGCAGGGCCGAGGTCCCCGAGCTCAAGGCGCTGCGCATCGGCCGTCGCCAGCCGCCACCGCCGCGCTCGGGCTGGCGTGAGCCTCCACCGGGGCTCGATGAGCTGTTCGCGGGGTACGACGCCCGGCGCGCCCCGGTGCTCGCCAAGCCGAGGCCTCCACCGATGGAGCCGCCCCCTCCACCGCCCGCGCCCGCGCCGTACCTCGCGGACGACGAGAGCACCGGGTCGGGAATGGAGAAGCTCCGCAGCGCGCCCGGTACTGCCGTGCGCTCCGCGCCCTCCATGGCGCCGAAGGCCAAGCGTCTCGCGGCCCCCTCGCAGGCCGCGCCCCCCCGCCCCTCCGCCGCGCCCCAGCGGGAGCTGTCGCGCTCACGGGGCTCCTTCTCCAGGAACCAGGTGCCGATGGAGGAAGAGGCCCTCGCCGAAGCGCCGGGCGACGCCGACGACATGCCGATGGCGTCGATGGACATGTCCGACCTCGACGGGGCCATGGGGGGCGGAGGCGCCAGCGTGGATCGCCTCTCCGCCGCCGCCCCGCGCGTGGAGCCGTCCGACAGCCTGCTGGACTACGACCGGCTCACGTTGAGCGCCGCCGATGACCTGGAGGGCCGAGGCCGCCTGCGCTCACGCCCCACCCACGTCACGCGGGAGCTCATCGCCCTGCAGGCCGTGCAGATTCAAGTGAACGTCCTCTCGTTCATCGCGGTGAGCGAGCAGCAGGTGGCGAGCCTCCGACAACTGCCCCTGCCGACCTGGTCCGTGTCGCCGCGCGAGTCGGCGATGCACTTCGACGCGAAGTTCGACCTGGAGTCACGGGTCGACGTCCCCTCGGACTCGGCCTGGCACACGTTGCCGGTGTTGTCGGTGCCCGTGGGCCTGTCCGCCGAGTACGTCATCGTCCCCTCCGTGGAGCCCAGGGCCTTCCGCACGGTGCGCGTGGAGAACCGGACGCCCTACCCGCTGCTCGCCGGCCCCGTGGACGTCACGCTCGGCGACGAGTTCCTGATGACCTCTCCCCTGCCCACCATGCCCCCGGGCTCCACCCAGCGCCTGGGCCTGGGCGTGGAGGAGTCCATCAAGGTCGCGCGCAACACGCGCTTCGACGAGGCCACCGGCGGCATCTTCGGCGGCGCGACGATGCTCACGCACCACGTGTCGGTGGAGCTGGCCAACCGGCTCTCCAACCGCATCCTCGTGGAGGTCTGCGAGCGCGTGCCCGCCGTGCCCACCGGCTACGAGAAGGACATCAAGGTGGAGGAGACGGAGACCGCCCCACCCTGGCAGAAGCGCACGCCGCTGCCGGGCGAGACACCCGTGGAAGGCGAGCGCGCCTGGCGCGTGGTGCTCCAGCCCGGTGAGGCGCAGACCCTGAAGGCGACGTGGACCGTGAAGATTCCCGCCAGCAAGATGCTCGGCGGCGGAAACCGGAGGACCTGA
- a CDS encoding DUF692 domain-containing protein: MTRLGLRGVGIGWRRELALFIDRRPELGFVEVLAEHLSPKGPIPEPLSRLRERGVPVVLHAVSLGLGSAEPPDPRRLEWLAGLAERLGAVCVSEHLAFVRAGGLESGHLLPVQRSEEALEVLTENIRMAEAVLPVPLALENVASLFEWPDAAFTEADLLRGVLERTGASLLLDVANLHAQVLNHGTDADAVLAAVPRERLAYVHVAGGVQRGGLYHDTHAHPLPSGPLALLERLAARLGPVPVMLERDDRFPPEAELTAELSAMEQALLRGTERHGREAPPKTLEPEVSLAPHERDLLRDTRESRS; the protein is encoded by the coding sequence TTGACGAGGCTCGGCCTTCGGGGAGTCGGCATCGGGTGGCGACGCGAGCTCGCGCTCTTCATCGACCGACGGCCCGAGCTCGGCTTCGTGGAGGTGCTCGCCGAGCACCTCTCGCCGAAGGGCCCCATCCCCGAGCCACTCTCGCGGTTGCGTGAGCGCGGTGTCCCCGTGGTGCTGCACGCCGTCTCACTGGGCCTGGGCTCCGCGGAGCCACCCGACCCGAGGCGATTGGAGTGGCTGGCGGGACTGGCGGAGCGGCTGGGCGCGGTGTGCGTCAGCGAGCACCTCGCGTTCGTCCGCGCGGGAGGGCTCGAGTCGGGGCACCTGCTGCCCGTGCAGCGCTCCGAGGAGGCGCTGGAGGTGCTGACCGAGAACATCCGGATGGCCGAGGCCGTGCTGCCGGTGCCGCTCGCGCTGGAGAACGTGGCCTCGCTGTTCGAGTGGCCCGACGCGGCCTTCACGGAAGCGGACCTGCTGCGCGGCGTGCTGGAGCGGACCGGCGCTTCGCTGCTGTTGGACGTGGCCAACCTCCACGCCCAGGTGCTGAATCACGGCACGGATGCGGACGCGGTGCTGGCGGCCGTGCCTCGCGAGCGGCTGGCCTATGTGCACGTCGCCGGCGGCGTCCAGCGCGGCGGGCTGTATCACGACACGCATGCGCATCCGCTCCCCTCGGGGCCGCTCGCGTTGCTGGAGCGACTGGCCGCGCGACTGGGGCCCGTCCCCGTGATGCTCGAGCGCGACGACCGCTTCCCTCCCGAGGCGGAGCTCACCGCGGAGCTGTCCGCGATGGAGCAGGCGCTCCTGCGCGGCACGGAGCGACATGGCCGCGAGGCTCCCCCGAAGACGCTCGAGCCGGAGGTCTCCCTCGCGCCCCACGAGCGCGACCTCCTCCGCGACACGCGGGAGTCCCGCTCATGA
- a CDS encoding TIGR04222 domain-containing membrane protein, which translates to MTDFLNLPGPDFLALYVLLSMSALALGFFLRWMLRTPGGGPDALPQKLDPFELAMLSGPKAVVHTALAKLLHEKALVMDGAHLTTTGKRYEFASHLERLVYAAVHESKKSSAELVASIEPALERLKVPLQQRGWLVDEGQATRARWLPMLPMLGVLLLGLAKINVGLEREKPVSILVFLCLMTAGSLFLLTGRVWTSRRGSAVLQALRWNQQPLKMSTMSADTSQAMNSQDLGVAVALFGLGAVAMSDFELMRRHIDPSGSSFGGSSSTSSCSSSSSCSSGGDGGGGGCGGCGGGGD; encoded by the coding sequence ATGACGGACTTCTTGAACCTGCCGGGCCCGGACTTCCTCGCGCTGTACGTCCTGTTGAGCATGAGCGCCCTGGCGCTCGGTTTCTTCCTGCGATGGATGCTGCGCACGCCCGGGGGCGGCCCGGATGCGCTGCCGCAGAAGTTGGATCCGTTCGAGCTCGCGATGCTCTCCGGCCCCAAGGCCGTGGTGCACACGGCCCTGGCGAAGCTGCTCCACGAGAAGGCCCTGGTGATGGACGGCGCGCACCTGACGACGACGGGCAAGCGGTACGAGTTCGCGTCGCATCTCGAGCGGCTCGTCTACGCCGCGGTCCATGAGTCGAAGAAGAGCAGCGCGGAGCTGGTCGCCAGCATCGAGCCCGCCCTCGAGCGGCTCAAGGTCCCCCTGCAACAGCGGGGCTGGTTGGTCGACGAAGGCCAGGCCACGCGGGCCCGGTGGTTGCCGATGCTGCCCATGCTCGGCGTCCTCCTGCTGGGGCTCGCGAAGATCAACGTGGGCCTGGAGCGCGAGAAGCCCGTGTCCATCCTGGTCTTCCTCTGCCTCATGACGGCGGGCAGCCTCTTCTTGCTCACGGGGCGCGTGTGGACCAGCCGTCGGGGCTCGGCGGTGCTCCAGGCGCTGCGCTGGAATCAGCAGCCGCTGAAGATGTCCACCATGAGCGCGGACACGTCCCAGGCGATGAACAGCCAGGACCTGGGAGTGGCGGTGGCCCTCTTCGGACTGGGCGCGGTGGCGATGAGCGACTTCGAGCTGATGCGCCGGCACATCGACCCCTCGGGTTCTTCCTTCGGCGGCTCGAGCAGCACCAGCAGCTGTAGCAGCTCCAGCAGTTGCAGCAGCGGAGGTGACGGCGGCGGTGGTGGGTGCGGCGGCTGCGGTGGAGGTGGCGATTGA
- a CDS encoding M15 family metallopeptidase: MCLFTTAVLAAEARPRRKAKAAKLVHIDGGHRLHRDAATALQRMTLDAAKHDVVLRVTSGYRSLPEQRVLYEQYRRGRGNKAARPGRSNHQRGLAVDLVIGKRMSKRHQWLEANACRFGFRRTVPSEPWHWEYRPSSTFPPVVGHDCTGKEVKRPKSTPEPVARQDAS, from the coding sequence GTGTGCCTGTTCACGACCGCCGTGCTCGCGGCCGAGGCCCGTCCTCGCCGCAAGGCGAAGGCCGCGAAGCTGGTCCACATCGATGGCGGCCACCGCCTTCATCGCGACGCGGCCACGGCGCTCCAACGCATGACGTTGGACGCGGCGAAGCACGACGTGGTGTTGCGGGTCACCAGCGGCTACCGCTCCCTGCCCGAGCAGCGCGTCCTGTACGAGCAGTACCGCCGGGGCCGGGGCAACAAGGCGGCGAGGCCCGGTCGCTCCAACCACCAGCGAGGGCTCGCGGTGGACCTGGTCATCGGCAAGCGCATGTCGAAGCGCCATCAATGGCTGGAGGCCAATGCCTGTCGCTTCGGCTTCCGCCGCACGGTGCCCTCCGAGCCATGGCATTGGGAGTACCGCCCCAGCAGCACCTTCCCGCCCGTCGTCGGACATGACTGCACGGGCAAGGAGGTGAAGCGGCCCAAGTCGACACCCGAGCCCGTGGCCCGACAGGACGCGAGCTGA
- a CDS encoding MGMT family protein, translated as MTQPARDERDYFERIYTAVQAVPSGKVATYGDIATIVGDGCDARVVGHALGALGARSATVPWQRIINRTGGISLTGHGQKELLEAEGIGFDERGQARMDLHHWSGPSEDWARARGLQTLPAPTPKPAAAQLSLF; from the coding sequence ATGACGCAGCCCGCGCGCGACGAGCGCGACTACTTCGAGCGCATCTACACCGCCGTCCAGGCCGTCCCCTCCGGCAAGGTGGCCACCTACGGCGACATCGCGACCATCGTCGGTGACGGCTGCGACGCGAGGGTGGTCGGCCATGCGTTGGGCGCGCTGGGCGCCCGCTCGGCCACGGTGCCCTGGCAGCGCATCATCAACCGCACCGGCGGCATCAGCCTGACGGGCCACGGACAGAAGGAGCTGCTCGAGGCGGAGGGCATCGGGTTCGACGAGCGCGGACAGGCGCGCATGGACCTGCACCACTGGTCCGGCCCGAGCGAGGACTGGGCGCGCGCCCGCGGCCTCCAGACGTTGCCCGCACCGACGCCGAAGCCCGCCGCCGCGCAGCTCTCGTTGTTCTGA
- a CDS encoding FHA domain-containing protein gives MLSVQELRALAASLPARDFERQLGPFALIQRPPSEASAAVLAPTRMAAPEDISLGMMTLLFEFEHLRVATLPPLHATDHLRIGRRMDCDLVIDDASVSKLHAELRWNGSQHRCTVQDLGSTNGTFLNAGTLGLREATLRDGDILSFGNVQFWYLEARTLHERLKAGEATGLGSRSG, from the coding sequence GTGCTGTCCGTCCAGGAATTGCGCGCGCTCGCCGCGTCACTGCCCGCCAGGGACTTCGAACGCCAACTGGGGCCCTTCGCCCTCATCCAGCGTCCACCCTCGGAGGCCTCGGCCGCCGTGCTCGCGCCCACCCGCATGGCCGCCCCCGAGGACATCAGCCTGGGCATGATGACCCTCCTGTTCGAATTCGAACACCTGCGCGTCGCCACGCTCCCGCCCCTCCACGCCACGGACCACCTGCGCATCGGCCGGCGCATGGACTGCGACCTGGTCATCGACGACGCGTCCGTCTCCAAGCTGCACGCCGAGCTGCGCTGGAACGGGTCCCAGCACCGCTGCACCGTGCAGGACCTGGGCTCCACCAACGGCACGTTCCTCAACGCGGGCACCCTGGGCCTGCGCGAGGCGACCCTGCGCGACGGCGACATCCTCAGCTTCGGCAACGTGCAGTTCTGGTACCTGGAGGCCCGGACGCTGCACGAGCGCCTGAAGGCGGGCGAGGCCACGGGCCTGGGTTCGCGCAGCGGCTAA
- the greA gene encoding transcription elongation factor GreA, whose translation MASGSDNIPMTPSGLRKLKSELKHLQSVERGKISREIEVARAHGDLRENAEYHAAKEKQSHIEGRILTLNDWIARAEVIDPSKLGGDKVIFGATVDLLDTETDKPVTYRIVGEMEADLKKRWLAVTSPVAQALIGKRKGDIATVRSPGGTRELEIQEIRFEDPPDDAPAGEG comes from the coding sequence ATGGCTAGCGGGAGCGACAACATCCCGATGACCCCCTCCGGGCTGCGCAAGCTCAAGTCGGAGCTCAAGCACCTGCAGTCCGTCGAGCGAGGGAAGATCTCGCGGGAGATCGAGGTCGCCCGGGCCCACGGGGACCTGCGCGAGAACGCGGAGTACCACGCGGCGAAGGAGAAGCAGTCCCACATCGAGGGCCGCATCCTGACCCTCAATGACTGGATTGCGCGCGCGGAGGTCATCGACCCCAGCAAGCTGGGCGGTGACAAGGTCATCTTCGGGGCGACGGTGGATCTGCTGGATACGGAGACGGACAAGCCCGTCACCTACCGCATCGTCGGGGAGATGGAGGCGGACCTGAAGAAGCGCTGGCTCGCGGTGACGTCGCCGGTGGCCCAGGCGCTCATCGGCAAGCGCAAGGGTGACATCGCCACGGTGCGGAGTCCGGGTGGCACCCGCGAGCTGGAGATCCAGGAGATCCGCTTCGAGGATCCTCCGGACGACGCCCCGGCCGGCGAGGGCTGA